From the genome of Colwellia psychrerythraea 34H, one region includes:
- the minD gene encoding septum site-determining protein MinD, giving the protein MARIIVVTSGKGGVGKTTSSAAIGLGLALKGHKVVLIDFDIGLRNLDLIMGCERRVVYDFVNVINGEATLNQALIKDKRVSSLSILPASQTRDKDALNKENVGKVLEELGKTYDFIVCDSPAGIEAGAMMALYYADEAIVTTNPEVSSVRDSDRILGMLASRSRRAELGLEPIKEHLLLTRYSPKRVEEGEMLSVEDVEDILSIPLLGVIPESQAVLKASNAGEPVILDTESDAGKAYQDVIERLLGETVEFRFLVAEKKGIFSRMFGG; this is encoded by the coding sequence ATGGCGCGAATAATAGTGGTTACCTCAGGCAAGGGTGGTGTTGGCAAAACAACATCCAGTGCTGCAATTGGACTTGGATTGGCGTTAAAAGGTCATAAAGTCGTTTTAATCGATTTTGATATTGGTCTACGTAACCTTGATTTGATCATGGGCTGTGAACGTCGCGTTGTTTACGACTTCGTTAATGTCATTAATGGTGAAGCAACTTTAAATCAGGCATTAATTAAAGATAAGCGCGTTAGCAGTTTGTCTATATTACCTGCCTCGCAAACGCGGGATAAAGATGCGTTAAATAAAGAAAATGTTGGCAAAGTGCTAGAAGAGCTTGGTAAAACCTATGACTTTATAGTTTGTGATTCACCTGCAGGCATTGAAGCCGGTGCTATGATGGCACTTTATTATGCAGATGAAGCGATAGTAACTACCAATCCTGAAGTCTCATCGGTACGTGATTCTGATCGCATTTTAGGCATGTTAGCAAGTCGCTCACGCAGAGCAGAACTTGGCTTAGAACCGATAAAAGAGCATTTATTATTGACGCGTTATTCACCTAAACGCGTAGAAGAAGGTGAAATGCTGAGTGTTGAGGATGTTGAAGATATTCTGTCGATACCTCTGTTAGGTGTGATTCCAGAATCACAAGCAGTACTTAAGGCATCGAATGCTGGAGAACCAGTAATTTTAGATACCGAAAGTGATGCCGGTAAAGCTTATCAGGATGTTATAGAACGTCTATTAGGTGAAACAGTTGAATTTAGGTTTTTAGTTGCCGAGAAAAAAGGCATTTTCAGTCGTATGTTTGGAGGATAA
- the minE gene encoding cell division topological specificity factor MinE — protein sequence MALLDYFLRKKEKQVTTASKAKERLQIIVAHERNSRNKQPDYLPQLTEDILKVLRKYIKVSDESFSINLDKKDGDLNVLELNIELHDEQTAD from the coding sequence ATGGCACTTTTAGATTATTTTTTACGTAAAAAAGAAAAGCAGGTAACAACGGCGTCCAAAGCCAAAGAGCGCCTGCAAATCATTGTTGCGCATGAACGTAATAGTCGTAATAAACAGCCCGATTATTTACCACAGCTTACTGAAGATATTCTTAAGGTTCTCCGTAAATACATTAAAGTATCTGATGAAAGTTTTTCGATAAATCTTGATAAAAAAGATGGCGATTTAAACGTATTAGAACTGAATATAGAATTGCATGATGAGCAAACCGCTGACTAA
- a CDS encoding cell division protein ZapA has product MIAEDSKGISIEIMGKQHQFNCSAEQAEDLNQAANSLAVMCADIKKKNGMANSERALLVASINLSYSLLIANNKIKRYQHGEDALISTLKSALYQTD; this is encoded by the coding sequence ATGATTGCTGAAGACTCTAAAGGTATCAGCATTGAAATAATGGGCAAGCAACACCAGTTTAATTGCTCAGCTGAACAAGCAGAGGATTTAAACCAAGCCGCTAACAGTCTTGCTGTTATGTGTGCTGACATTAAGAAAAAAAATGGTATGGCTAACAGCGAGCGTGCTTTATTGGTCGCGTCAATTAATTTAAGTTATTCACTGTTAATAGCGAATAATAAAATTAAGCGTTATCAACATGGTGAAGATGCTTTAATTTCTACATTAAAAAGTGCCTTATACCAAACGGATTAA
- the minC gene encoding septum site-determining protein MinC, whose amino-acid sequence MADASIEFKGTSFTLSVLHLKTSKLADIRADLVKKVAQAPDFFYLVPVVVNIEQLDCSIDYQAVKTLIEEFNFTFVGFTGSVDKEQRKLIRELGFSFVNTTRVDTSQKAAIAEKAIVAESKVTAAIPECNLYTDKVHRGQIRSGQQIYAKDQNLVVIGSVSAGAEVIADGNIHVYGSLRGRAIAGAKGHHKAQIYCQNLEAELVSINGNYWLSESMEQHWGSPVYIHLTDSELTSSKLI is encoded by the coding sequence ATGGCTGATGCCAGCATTGAATTTAAAGGTACAAGTTTTACCCTATCTGTTTTACATTTGAAAACATCAAAACTAGCGGATATCCGTGCTGATTTAGTAAAAAAAGTGGCCCAAGCCCCAGATTTTTTTTATCTAGTTCCTGTCGTGGTTAATATTGAACAACTTGATTGTTCGATTGATTACCAAGCGGTAAAAACCTTAATTGAAGAATTTAATTTCACCTTCGTTGGTTTCACTGGTTCGGTTGATAAAGAACAACGTAAACTCATTCGTGAACTTGGTTTTTCTTTTGTGAATACAACAAGAGTTGATACTTCACAGAAGGCTGCTATTGCAGAAAAGGCCATAGTTGCTGAGAGTAAAGTAACAGCTGCTATTCCTGAATGTAATTTATACACAGACAAAGTTCACCGAGGTCAAATTCGTTCTGGCCAACAAATTTATGCTAAAGATCAAAATCTTGTAGTCATTGGTTCTGTTTCAGCAGGTGCTGAAGTGATTGCCGACGGTAATATCCATGTTTATGGCTCATTACGTGGCCGAGCAATAGCCGGCGCAAAAGGTCATCACAAAGCGCAAATTTATTGCCAAAACCTTGAGGCTGAACTGGTCTCTATTAATGGTAATTATTGGCTGAGTGAATCAATGGAACAGCACTGGGGTTCACCTGTATACATTCATTTGACTGATAGCGAACTAACGTCATCAAAACTCATTTAA
- the ansA gene encoding asparaginase produces MMKKRIYVAYTGGTIGMMQSTQGFVPAKGHLTESINALPEFHRSEMPEFTISEYQPLIDSSNMTPSDWQRIADDIKANYDDYDGFVVLHGTDTMAYTSSALSFMFENLSKPVIVTGSQIPLSQLRSDGQVNVLNALYIAANYPISEVSLFFNNKLYRGNRCIKAYADGFNAFDSPNMPVLLEAGINIQLVAGTLAHPVDKVEPLQLSTMTPQPVGVVHLYPGISSEVIENVIKQPVKALILRSYGVGNAPQDKALLACLRKAKEQGIVVVNCSQCIKGTVNMSGYATGNALSETGVISGHDMTLEATLTKLHYLLSKNLSYDEMCQQMDISLRGELT; encoded by the coding sequence ATGATGAAAAAAAGAATTTACGTTGCATACACTGGCGGTACCATTGGCATGATGCAAAGCACACAAGGCTTTGTTCCCGCAAAAGGTCACCTTACTGAATCTATCAATGCCTTACCTGAATTTCATCGTAGTGAAATGCCTGAATTTACTATCAGTGAATATCAGCCTTTAATTGATTCATCAAACATGACCCCCAGTGATTGGCAGCGCATCGCTGATGATATTAAAGCCAATTATGATGACTATGATGGATTTGTTGTTCTACATGGCACAGATACCATGGCGTATACTAGTTCAGCCTTATCATTCATGTTCGAAAATTTAAGTAAGCCTGTCATTGTAACAGGCTCACAAATTCCGTTGAGTCAACTCCGCTCTGATGGGCAAGTTAATGTACTAAACGCTTTATACATTGCCGCTAACTACCCCATCAGTGAAGTAAGTTTGTTTTTTAATAACAAACTGTATCGCGGTAACCGTTGTATTAAGGCCTATGCTGATGGCTTCAACGCGTTTGACTCACCTAATATGCCGGTATTACTGGAAGCGGGTATCAATATTCAGTTGGTTGCTGGTACGCTTGCACATCCGGTAGACAAAGTTGAACCCTTACAACTTTCAACCATGACCCCACAGCCAGTTGGTGTTGTTCACCTATACCCAGGTATAAGTAGTGAAGTTATCGAGAATGTTATAAAACAACCGGTTAAAGCCCTCATACTTCGAAGCTACGGTGTTGGTAATGCACCACAAGATAAAGCCTTACTTGCTTGTTTAAGAAAAGCGAAAGAACAAGGTATTGTTGTGGTCAATTGTAGCCAATGTATTAAAGGTACAGTAAATATGTCGGGTTATGCGACAGGTAATGCGCTCAGTGAGACGGGAGTTATCAGTGGCCATGATATGACCTTAGAGGCAACATTAACCAAGTTACATTATTTGTTAAGTAAAAACTTAAGCTATGATGAAATGTGCCAACAAATGGATATAAGCCTACGTGGGGAACTTACTTAA
- a CDS encoding AraC family transcriptional regulator, whose amino-acid sequence MVQQNALSANFTGQVFAHKLNFISTTLSERGIDLSRLLKDTDIEPYGLNDREYQINKDQIVTFYRNVVALDIPGISLLLGAAIKPKDYGLYGCTLLCCNSLRSALEFSIRYHNLVTKTVNMTLHVDCESEQSCFRFEDLLHTIDLAEFNIELQCVIVLSLVRDCMDNESFSFDALRFSFAKPKHHRGYEEFFGCPITYGNPHNEFVFDDDKLLLNTPRSNPFAMPLLLSQCDNVLNSVATKNEFLITINQWIAANMHKDLCAENLASDLYLTPRTLRRKLSEQGTSFRDIVKELRCSAAKKLIIETQLTIEDIGCAIGFNDVSNFRAAFKKWTGQTPSNLRQIN is encoded by the coding sequence ATGGTTCAACAAAATGCTTTGTCCGCTAACTTTACTGGTCAGGTCTTTGCTCATAAACTTAACTTTATTTCGACCACGTTATCTGAAAGAGGCATTGATTTATCACGTTTGTTAAAAGATACAGATATTGAACCGTATGGGTTAAATGACCGTGAATATCAAATAAATAAGGATCAAATAGTCACTTTTTATCGAAATGTTGTGGCATTAGATATTCCTGGTATTAGTTTACTGCTGGGAGCCGCAATAAAACCTAAAGATTACGGTTTATATGGCTGTACATTATTATGTTGTAACAGCTTACGGTCAGCCCTCGAATTTTCTATTCGCTATCATAATTTGGTTACTAAAACGGTTAATATGACACTGCACGTAGATTGTGAATCAGAACAATCATGCTTTCGTTTTGAAGATCTTTTGCATACCATTGATCTAGCGGAATTTAATATTGAACTACAGTGCGTAATTGTGTTGTCTTTGGTCAGAGATTGTATGGATAATGAAAGTTTCTCTTTTGATGCGCTACGCTTTAGTTTTGCTAAACCTAAGCATCACCGAGGTTATGAAGAATTTTTTGGCTGCCCAATAACCTATGGAAATCCTCATAATGAATTTGTATTTGATGACGATAAATTGTTATTAAATACTCCTAGGAGTAATCCTTTTGCAATGCCTTTACTACTTAGCCAATGCGATAACGTATTAAATTCAGTGGCCACAAAAAATGAATTCTTAATTACTATCAATCAATGGATAGCGGCGAATATGCATAAGGATCTTTGTGCAGAAAACTTAGCGAGTGACTTATATCTCACTCCAAGAACACTGCGTAGAAAGTTATCTGAGCAAGGCACAAGTTTTAGAGATATAGTAAAAGAGTTACGCTGTAGTGCGGCTAAAAAATTAATCATCGAAACTCAATTAACAATAGAGGATATCGGTTGTGCTATCGGCTTTAATGACGTGTCCAATTTCAGAGCGGCTTTTAAAAAATGGACAGGGCAAACTCCATCAAATCTTAGGCAAATTAATTAA